A genomic segment from Nitrospirota bacterium encodes:
- a CDS encoding class I SAM-dependent methyltransferase, with translation MTDSKMSLDSQSKEQKDWYDEHAGNYDDFWVNPISAKVVDKWNLKNLRKVLKSQTLKRILDLGCGTGKTTVELDCFGNIVVGYDISMSMLQIAKKRSPQNMFIKGDVAVLPFGSGVFDLVVTNGVWHHFADIESTIDEVGRVLRKGGLLAVLGENNALYKHNNQLLRMWQCLRLPVRLYNKITSFSKDKTTIVPVQSEVPNEPEGTEDINPHTFTRRCEQAMLRQLRLYTYDHIPRMENSRYIYRFVLELERIIGSIIAPYDGYIMQGFWIKE, from the coding sequence TTGACGGACAGTAAAATGAGCCTTGATTCACAATCTAAAGAACAAAAGGATTGGTACGACGAACATGCCGGTAATTATGATGATTTCTGGGTCAATCCGATTTCTGCAAAAGTAGTTGACAAGTGGAATTTAAAAAACCTAAGGAAAGTTCTCAAATCTCAAACATTAAAAAGAATTCTTGATTTGGGATGCGGCACCGGTAAAACCACTGTGGAATTAGATTGCTTCGGTAACATCGTTGTCGGATATGATATTTCAATGTCAATGCTTCAAATTGCAAAAAAACGGTCTCCCCAAAATATGTTCATAAAAGGGGATGTTGCTGTTTTACCATTCGGTAGTGGTGTATTTGATCTGGTAGTCACTAATGGGGTATGGCACCATTTTGCAGATATAGAGTCAACAATTGATGAGGTTGGGAGGGTGTTGAGAAAGGGAGGTCTCTTGGCTGTTTTGGGTGAGAATAATGCACTATATAAACATAACAATCAGTTGTTAAGGATGTGGCAATGCTTAAGACTTCCTGTACGTCTTTATAATAAAATAACGTCGTTTTCTAAGGACAAGACTACTATTGTTCCTGTTCAGAGTGAAGTTCCCAATGAACCGGAGGGAACGGAGGATATCAATCCGCATACATTCACACGCCGGTGTGAGCAGGCTATGTTAAGGCAATTGAGATTATATACTTATGATCACATCCCGCGAATGGAAAATAGTAGATATATTTACCGCTTTGTCCTTGAATTAGAAAGGATTATCGGCAGTATTATTGCTCCTTATGACGGGTACATCATGCAAGGATTCTGGATTAAAGAGTGA
- a CDS encoding glycosyltransferase family 2 protein — protein MNDKGIDISIVYLTKNGGELFKDSLGSVFEQKIDKKFEVICIDSGSTDSTLDVIRKYPIGLYQLKPEDFSFGPARDFGFSKAGGEIIVTLSQDVIPCNEKWLYYLTEPFVSPDISVVQGQDVVPAKKDIFFWEKAGHFYFTREIRKWVREYGIGLGCTNMAIRRNVWMECKFGNTPMSEDKSLQIILHKKGYKIVYVEEAQAYHGHSYNMNSLIKRCENEGLGWRYVDVGYSFVDMIIDILSLRKFIILLVGTFTRKITSLSAFLYPVIRPIWLFKGNHFTKKYRY, from the coding sequence GTGAACGATAAAGGTATTGATATTTCAATTGTATATCTTACAAAGAATGGAGGAGAGTTATTTAAGGATTCTTTGGGGAGTGTATTTGAGCAGAAGATAGATAAAAAGTTTGAGGTAATTTGTATTGACTCCGGTTCTACGGATTCTACTTTAGATGTTATCAGGAAATATCCAATCGGATTATATCAATTGAAGCCGGAAGATTTTAGTTTCGGCCCTGCCCGTGATTTTGGTTTCTCTAAAGCTGGCGGAGAAATTATTGTTACATTATCTCAGGATGTTATTCCATGTAATGAGAAATGGCTTTATTATTTGACGGAACCCTTTGTGTCCCCTGATATTTCAGTAGTTCAGGGGCAGGATGTGGTACCGGCAAAAAAAGATATTTTCTTTTGGGAAAAGGCAGGTCATTTTTATTTCACGAGAGAAATAAGGAAATGGGTCCGCGAATATGGAATAGGATTAGGATGTACAAATATGGCAATAAGAAGAAATGTGTGGATGGAGTGTAAATTTGGGAATACTCCTATGAGTGAGGATAAATCATTACAGATTATATTACATAAAAAGGGTTATAAGATTGTGTATGTTGAAGAGGCGCAGGCATATCATGGCCATAGCTACAACATGAATTCCTTGATAAAACGATGTGAAAACGAGGGGCTTGGCTGGAGATATGTGGATGTCGGATATTCCTTTGTTGATATGATAATAGATATCCTGTCTTTGAGAAAATTTATTATTTTGTTAGTAGGAACCTTTACAAGAAAGATAACAAGTTTATCCGCTTTCCTTTACCCTGTTATCAGGCCTATATGGCTGTTCAAGGGTAATCATTTTACAAAAAAGTATAGATACTAA
- a CDS encoding alkaline phosphatase family protein, which produces MNNYNSKKKVFIIGLDGATFDLIKPWAELGKLPTISKLMSKGNYGELASTIPPVTAPAWSSIFTGTNPGKHGLFDFTKHKVNSYSRELVSSRDIQIPTFPELLSKQGYRTGLVNVPMTYPPKPLNGFVISGMLAPDEECEFIFPRDLKPKLFQNIGGYRIDYNIMGYSNEDEMLRNLNDVTELRKKAIRYLLTTEEWDLFYCVFVGIDRVQHWVWDVLGDPIDFSKDNIILEFYKIIDNTIQELISIVPEDTAVILVSDHGFGPTYKKIMFNRWLYQEGFLSLIKGKSTTSLIRKLKGIYKHKGAGHQDKIEEPEHFFERWKGWKNYSLAQINWSDTKAFAGNETEMGIYINTEGRFPAGIVKDSEYENLREDIIQRLLKLTDSENGKRVIQKAYRREDIYSGDYMQKAPDIVFETSNYEYDCSEDVNDPSGPVFLPLQKSVMGKHRRNGIFIANGLDIKAGQITGAGVYDIAPTILYMMGVPIPDYMEGRVLEEIFVEEYKKSRIIQRESWTKENKLENNEEQIYTDEDKDKIVEKLKGLGYLDSL; this is translated from the coding sequence ATGAATAACTATAATTCAAAGAAAAAAGTTTTCATTATCGGTCTTGACGGCGCTACCTTTGACTTAATTAAGCCATGGGCGGAACTCGGTAAATTACCTACTATTTCAAAATTAATGTCTAAGGGAAATTATGGTGAATTGGCTTCTACAATTCCACCTGTTACTGCCCCTGCATGGTCATCAATCTTCACCGGTACAAACCCCGGCAAGCACGGGCTTTTTGACTTTACAAAGCACAAGGTCAATTCTTACAGCAGAGAACTTGTAAGTTCACGCGATATCCAGATTCCCACCTTTCCTGAGTTATTATCTAAACAAGGTTATCGTACAGGCCTTGTTAATGTCCCGATGACCTATCCTCCGAAGCCTCTGAATGGATTTGTAATATCAGGGATGTTAGCTCCTGACGAGGAATGTGAATTTATCTTTCCAAGAGATTTAAAGCCTAAGCTATTTCAGAATATCGGGGGTTATAGGATTGATTATAATATAATGGGTTATAGCAATGAAGATGAAATGCTCCGTAACCTTAATGATGTAACTGAACTAAGAAAAAAAGCCATCAGGTATCTTCTTACAACCGAAGAATGGGATCTGTTTTATTGTGTATTTGTTGGGATTGACAGGGTGCAACACTGGGTATGGGATGTTCTTGGAGATCCTATAGACTTTTCAAAAGATAATATCATTTTGGAGTTTTACAAGATAATAGATAACACCATTCAGGAACTTATATCTATAGTACCGGAAGATACCGCTGTTATTCTGGTTTCAGACCATGGCTTTGGACCGACATATAAAAAGATTATGTTTAATCGCTGGCTTTATCAGGAAGGTTTTCTTTCCCTAATAAAAGGTAAATCTACTACATCATTGATTCGTAAACTTAAAGGCATATATAAACATAAGGGGGCCGGCCATCAGGATAAGATAGAAGAACCGGAACATTTTTTTGAGAGATGGAAAGGCTGGAAAAACTATTCGCTTGCTCAGATCAATTGGTCGGATACCAAGGCATTTGCCGGCAATGAAACGGAAATGGGAATTTATATTAATACCGAGGGCCGTTTTCCTGCAGGTATTGTAAAGGATAGTGAGTATGAGAACCTCCGTGAAGATATTATTCAGCGGCTTCTCAAACTTACTGACTCAGAAAATGGAAAGAGGGTCATACAAAAAGCGTATCGCAGAGAAGATATATATAGCGGCGATTACATGCAAAAAGCTCCGGACATAGTCTTTGAGACCTCTAATTATGAATACGATTGCAGTGAGGATGTTAACGACCCGTCTGGTCCTGTATTCTTACCTCTGCAGAAATCTGTTATGGGAAAACACCGGAGAAACGGGATATTTATTGCGAATGGCCTGGATATAAAGGCAGGGCAAATAACAGGGGCAGGAGTGTATGATATTGCACCGACTATCCTTTATATGATGGGAGTTCCCATTCCTGATTACATGGAAGGCCGTGTTCTTGAAGAGATATTTGTTGAGGAATATAAAAAATCCAGAATTATACAGCGGGAAAGCTGGACAAAGGAGAATAAACTTGAAAATAATGAGGAACAAATATATACAGATGAGGACAAGGATAAGATAGTGGAGAAATTAAAGGGCCTCGGGTATCTGGATAGTTTATGA
- a CDS encoding ABC transporter ATP-binding protein — translation MSDVLVRVEGVSKKFCKTLNRSMLYGIQDVTKNMLGIEPDTNRLRPGEFWSVDDVSFEVRRGECLGLIGPNGAGKSTLLKLLNGIISPDKGRIEINGRIGALIEVTAGFHPMLTGRENIYINGSILGFSRKEVEKKFDEIVEFSGLGDFIDTPVKHYSTGMNVRLGFAIAAQMEPDVLLIDEVLAVGDVGFTVKCFNAIAKIIKHAAVILVSHNLPQVARICSDVCVMNKGSVDFQGKDVSNGINHYFSMFESQNGIISGNGKAKIYKIMIESKSKKDVSQICFGDDISINLELMISLEIKYPIIIISFSNLEMQIVAQINSLYGKVPIYNSGEKMNIKVNLDSFQLNPGGYFLSVVVFDETKQHILAHHYTVKKINVTGEFIGLAPVQFIGHWDFNDKLLYKETTVTGNKGKIQG, via the coding sequence ATGTCAGATGTACTTGTCAGAGTAGAAGGCGTTTCAAAGAAATTCTGTAAGACACTGAACCGTTCCATGTTATATGGGATTCAGGATGTGACCAAAAATATGTTAGGGATTGAACCTGATACAAACAGGCTCAGGCCAGGAGAATTCTGGTCAGTAGATGATGTCTCATTTGAGGTTCGGCGTGGAGAGTGCCTCGGCCTGATTGGTCCGAATGGCGCCGGCAAATCAACACTTCTTAAATTACTCAACGGAATAATCTCTCCTGATAAAGGCAGAATAGAGATTAATGGCAGAATAGGCGCACTGATTGAAGTTACTGCCGGTTTCCATCCCATGCTGACAGGAAGAGAAAATATTTACATTAACGGATCTATCCTCGGATTCAGCAGGAAAGAGGTAGAAAAAAAGTTTGATGAAATTGTTGAGTTCTCGGGACTTGGAGACTTCATAGATACCCCTGTAAAGCATTATAGCACCGGCATGAACGTCCGGCTTGGATTTGCTATCGCCGCACAGATGGAGCCGGATGTCTTGTTGATAGATGAGGTCTTGGCTGTAGGCGATGTAGGATTTACAGTAAAATGTTTTAATGCAATAGCAAAGATAATCAAGCATGCCGCTGTTATATTGGTGTCTCACAATTTGCCGCAGGTTGCGCGGATATGCAGTGATGTATGTGTAATGAATAAGGGAAGTGTAGATTTTCAAGGGAAGGATGTTTCTAATGGGATAAATCATTATTTTTCAATGTTTGAGTCTCAAAATGGGATAATATCAGGAAATGGGAAGGCAAAGATATATAAAATAATGATAGAAAGCAAAAGCAAGAAAGATGTCAGTCAGATTTGCTTTGGAGATGACATATCTATTAATCTTGAACTTATGATTTCTCTTGAGATAAAATATCCTATTATAATTATCAGCTTCTCAAATTTAGAAATGCAAATTGTTGCCCAGATAAATTCTCTATATGGGAAAGTCCCTATTTATAATTCAGGAGAAAAGATGAATATAAAAGTAAATTTAGATTCATTTCAGCTTAATCCAGGTGGGTACTTTCTGTCAGTAGTAGTGTTTGATGAAACCAAACAACATATCCTCGCACACCATTACACAGTGAAAAAGATTAATGTAACTGGAGAATTTATTGGTCTTGCCCCTGTTCAGTTTATAGGCCATTGGGACTTTAATGATAAACTATTATATAAAGAAACCACTGTTACAGGTAATAAAGGAAAGATTCAAGGATGA
- a CDS encoding ABC transporter permease, whose protein sequence is MKNNHITIYEPNHIMKAGIRIWPLMFRELIESRELIWRLILRDISAKYKQSFLGILWSFLTPLAMMFAFVWIKGMNILPIKNTYMPYPAFVFFGQMVWLLFQHGITTTTNSLAEAGSLLTKINFPREVLVLSKLGQTIFEFLLRIPLLVIIFIWVGFIPNVSILLIPVALLPLLLLVAGLGFFLSLLNAVMRDISSVIGIILSIGMFATPVVYPPPVSWPMSFWINYVNPVSAFLNTSRDLATVGHITDPASYVTSIIFSILIFMVGWRSFHLVEPKIAEQA, encoded by the coding sequence ATGAAAAACAACCACATCACCATCTACGAACCCAACCACATTATGAAAGCCGGAATCCGTATCTGGCCGCTAATGTTCCGTGAACTCATAGAATCCCGCGAGCTAATCTGGAGGCTCATCCTCCGTGACATATCAGCAAAATATAAGCAGTCTTTTCTCGGAATCCTCTGGTCCTTTCTCACACCTCTGGCCATGATGTTTGCCTTTGTCTGGATCAAAGGGATGAACATCCTTCCGATTAAAAATACCTATATGCCTTATCCGGCCTTTGTATTTTTCGGGCAGATGGTCTGGCTGTTGTTTCAACACGGCATAACAACAACCACCAACAGCCTTGCAGAGGCAGGCTCCCTTTTAACAAAGATCAACTTTCCAAGAGAGGTACTTGTCCTTTCAAAGCTGGGACAGACGATCTTTGAGTTTTTACTCCGGATACCATTATTAGTTATTATTTTTATCTGGGTTGGGTTTATTCCAAATGTATCTATCCTCCTGATTCCTGTTGCTCTATTGCCGCTATTGTTGTTAGTTGCAGGACTTGGATTCTTCCTCTCATTATTGAATGCAGTAATGCGTGATATCAGCAGTGTCATTGGAATTATTTTAAGCATAGGTATGTTTGCAACGCCTGTTGTTTATCCTCCTCCGGTAAGCTGGCCCATGTCATTCTGGATCAACTATGTCAATCCCGTGAGCGCCTTTCTCAACACAAGCCGTGACCTTGCAACAGTCGGCCACATTACCGATCCGGCAAGTTATGTTACATCAATAATATTTAGTATCCTCATCTTCATGGTCGGATGGAGAAGCTTTCACCTCGTAGAACCAAAAATTGCAGAGCAGGCATAA
- a CDS encoding class I SAM-dependent methyltransferase, with product MKPCGKGLLKYQHTDSALRYLPIVDDIRSSGQKNKILEIGAGGLGIYPYLGEKIYAVDVSFDSIRNDQVLMVSSNAQTLPFKDKTFDIVIAVDMLEHIPPLLRMNVIRELLRVAIKKVYIAFPSGPYAEAHDRKYHQYYMSKKGTSFHFFEEHLEYGLPDKAFVEERIMEAAKNMGRRVKISKSNNVNILLRNLLMFLWINNYNTIYHYTMVLCSIRRWLNMGKCYRSIFVVQFDGQ from the coding sequence ATGAAGCCTTGCGGGAAGGGGCTGTTAAAATATCAGCATACAGATAGTGCTTTACGGTATCTTCCAATAGTTGATGACATCCGTAGTTCCGGTCAAAAGAATAAAATCCTTGAAATAGGTGCCGGAGGCTTAGGTATTTATCCCTACCTTGGAGAGAAGATATATGCAGTGGATGTGAGTTTTGACTCTATCAGAAATGATCAGGTACTCATGGTTTCATCTAATGCCCAAACTCTCCCGTTTAAAGACAAGACATTTGATATTGTGATAGCAGTAGACATGCTTGAACATATCCCGCCTTTGTTAAGGATGAATGTCATAAGGGAGCTGCTTAGGGTAGCTATAAAGAAAGTATATATAGCCTTTCCCTCAGGCCCCTATGCTGAGGCACATGACAGAAAATATCATCAATATTATATGTCAAAAAAGGGAACATCATTCCATTTCTTTGAAGAGCATTTAGAATATGGTTTACCGGATAAGGCGTTTGTGGAAGAAAGAATTATGGAAGCTGCGAAGAATATGGGACGTAGAGTCAAAATCTCTAAATCCAATAATGTTAATATCCTTTTACGGAATCTCTTGATGTTTCTCTGGATCAATAACTATAACACCATTTATCACTATACTATGGTTCTTTGCAGCATAAGGAGATGGTTGAACATGGGCAAATGTTACAGGAGTATATTCGTTGTTCAATTTGACGGACAGTAA